One Coffea eugenioides isolate CCC68of chromosome 2, Ceug_1.0, whole genome shotgun sequence genomic window, TTATGTCGTCGTCACCAACGTTGGCGAACATGCTGTGCATTTTCCGTGATTAGGCATTAAAACTTCAACAGTCCTTTCGGAGGACCAGACCTGGCTGGCTGTCAAACGACGTCCCACTCTGGACCCCGACGCTTTAAAAGTCCTAGCTGTGCCGAAATGGAAACGAGCACAGCAGCAGTATTTGTGTACGACGATTTCACATCACTAAGCTGCAGCCCTCTCTTGTCTTCGTGAATAAAATACTACTAGTGCAAATCACGTAAGCAGACCCAAGCACTCCCCCACACCCCTGTACCCCACCCGGTGATTAAGAAAATGAGCGAATTAATAATTGAATTGACAATGAATTTCAATGGCACGGTATCCCTCCAATTGATTATGGTTTTTTCTTGAAGACTGGATATTACTCGTAGCAAAACGCAAATTTCCCTTCCTTACTCACATCCTTCATCTAAACAACCAATGATAAACACATAACACTAAGGTAAATTAATTAGCAAAATAAATATTGGAATTATCAGTGAAAGGTGGGTTTGAACTAAAGCCGCCAGAACAAAAATATTCTTATGTTAGAAATGTAGGCTATATAGTACGGACCTCATCGGTGAATAGCTGATTAACTTGTATGTTATATTAAGTACTTATTGAACGCAAGCTGGTTAGATTGATGTTTTCTTATGGAAATTAATATATGGATGTATAGGTAAGATTACAAGAGAGCACGGTGATCTCTCTGAGATTGATTGGACTTCATGGAGAGAGTGGTGAGTCGTCAGAGTCTTGATTGTCATTCTTCAGCGTAAATATGGAGGAACTCGACCACGGATTAGGTCCGCCAGAAAATCTTTTAAGCTTGAGTTATAGAGGTTCAATACTTTCGGCGGAGAGTGTGACTTCCGGAGTGGCAAGACCACGAGGCTCATCGATGTGAGCAAAGGCGCCTCAACAGTCTCAGTTAGACTATTCGTCATAGACTATACTTGATGAGTAATAACGGAGGAGAAGACAGTCATTTTTTTGATGACGCATTTTCACAGTTATCTGCAAGCATTACCGTTGAGATAATTGATTGATAAGATAAATGATTTTtagttattatttttaataattgcATAATTGATTAATTCAGATTATATAGGTATCTACGGTAGACATTAGTTGACTAGAGTTTCAATCACACAGCATAGTACTGTTTGGTTTCTTAACATATCCATTGTGATCATCCCTATTCATTTAGCTAAGAGCCAGTTTTGATAGGGCCAACAGATAGTTAATGCTGGGTTGGAGTTTTATGATTTGTCTACTGTACCATTTGGGACACCTCCAAAGTAAATTCTAAGTGTTACTATAACTGTTTGATGATGCCatgcttttattttattttcccctcttttttatttttttgccttCCCTAACAGGTTGGTGTTCTGAAGAAATCAGCCAACTACGCTTTGGCCTCTGTTGAGAAATGGATGGCTCCCAAGAAGGTGTGTCGCTAGTGTGCATCACTTTAGCTGCTTAAATGTAGTGCTATTCGATGCATATTTTTACAAACAAGTAAAATTGGCCAATCTGGTTCAAGATTCGAAAGTAGAGAGCTATTTAAATTGGTAAGCTAGTAGCTGAACTGGAATTCAATTTGAGAGTATATGTTTCTTGATCATAATTTTTCTTTCTGATACATGTATTGCTCACTATCAACTTTAACATAGTGGTCGCATGCATGTTctataaactttttttttcccctcattttacaTACCAGTGTTGCCAAGAAACGAAAAAGAAGTGCACAAATGAGTTTCGTCTTAGATAGGTTTAGATACAAATTGAACTTGGTTGAGGAAGTACGTTCTATAAGTGCTGGCTGAAGTCTGGTTATCGAAGCATAGACAAGAATGATTTTTTGGTAAGCACTTTGGGtaacttgaaatttttttggcTGCTAGATTTAGGTTAACGGTCACTTACAGTTTTTTTATTCTGTGATCAAAGTAAAACCAAGGGGGGATGGACTATTCATCTCGATTTCTTGCAGCTGCTAACAACTCCGTTTAAACAGGGCCAAATACCATTGCTCTTTTTCCCAGCAAGAGCAGAAGTATTACCTGAGCCACTTGGCCTAGTATTGATCCTTGCTTCTTGGAATTTTCCTATCTGTAAGTTCAATTAGATATTGTTGTAATCCAATGTGATTTTGATAGTCGTCAAGGAACTAGTAATTGCTGATGTGTATGTTCAAATAGAAGCATGCTAATAAGATCTTGACCTCCTTTCTCCATCAAACCTCCTAGGATAAGTGtagtggtttattgtgagttaCAGGTTCTTTTGAGTTTCTGGTGAGCCTTATTTTTACTAGAGGCAGGGAGAAGCATCTCAAATAAGTTGATACATGTCCTTTAGGctaatttatttctttctttgtgCAGCACTGGCTTTGGACCCAGTGATTGGGGCAATATCTGCAGGAAACACAGTGGTCTTGAAACCTTCAGAGCTATCGCCTGCATCCTCTTCTTTTCTTGCTAATACAATCCCCCGTTACTTGGACTCAGCAGCACTAAAAGTCATTGAAGGTGGACATGATGCAGCTGAACAACTACTGCAGCAGAAGTGGGACAAGATATTCTTTACTGGTAATTCTTATTTAGGTCACCTACTGTTTAATCCTTTTCTCCCTGGGAATGTATCGTGTTCTTGCTGTTGATAACTGAGTGAAATTACCTTGCCAGTTTACACTTTTGGTACAAAAAATGAGCTTTATAAGTGAATTGTCTTTGCAACCAGGAGAAGATTACCTTCTTCCACCATCCCAACACATATCATTAAGGAATGATGGACAGAATCTTATCATTTTCTGTTTGATCATACCTTGTCAGGGAGTTCACGAGTAGGACGCATAATCATGGCCGCAGCTGCAAATCACTTAACACCTGTAACTCTGGAGCTTGGGGGAAAATGTCCAACCATCCTCGATTCTCTCTCCATTTCAGATTTAGAGGTTTCCTATAGTATTTAAAAGCACTAAAAGAATGTTAAAATGCAGAACATGAGATGTATATTTCTTGTCTTAGACTAAAGCAGGTTCATGAGCTTAAATGAGAAGTCAGAAAACAACTGTTTTTCTTGTCTTAGACTACAAGAATGTGTTATTGCATTACCCCATTTGCAGACAAATACATAAACGATGTATGCGTTTACTATTCTTATTCTAATTTGTTCCATGTGGCTCCAAGGTGGCCATTAAGAGAATAGTTGGTGGCAAGTGGGGACTGTGCAGTGGACAGGCATGCATAGGGATTGATTATGTTCTCGTGGAAGAGAAATTTGCTTCAATTCTGGTAATGATGGCATGCTCCTTAAGAGTGAGGCTCGTCCTCCATTTGGATCTAATGGTTTTGAAATAGATATCTACCATGATTTCTTGGTTTGATTTCTCGGTTTGATTTCTCAGGTTGAGTTGTTGAAGAAGTGCATCAAAGCTTTTTTTGGTGACAGTATGCCAAACTTGAAGAATCTTTGTAGGATTGTCAGCAAAAGCCACTTTGATAGAGTTAGCAATCTTCTTGGGGACCCCAGAGTTGCAGCATCCATTGTTCACGGTGGTTCATGGGACGAACAAAATTTGTAAGTGCTGTGTCAATCTGTGTATTGTGCAAGCTGATCTTTCTGGATGCGTGCTACTTATTGCCTTCAAACTTTTGACTAATGTTGCACAGGATGATTGAACCAACCATCTTGTTGGATCCTCCTCTTGATGCTGATATAATGTCTGAAGAGATATTTGGTCCTCTGCTGCCAATCATCACAGTAAGAGAAAAAATATTCATAATGAAGGCCTCAAATGAAGCTGTTAATCTACAAGAAAAGAAGTTTGATATAATATCTTCTCTCTCGTGTTACAGTTGAATAAAATTGAGGAAAGCATTGAGTTTATAAACTTGAGACCAAAACCGCTTGCCATCCATGCTTTCACAAAGAATGAAAGATTCAAAAAAAAGCTTTTATCTGAAACATCATCCGGAAGCATAACCTTCAATGATGCAATCGTCCAGGTACTTCTATTCAAACTTCGTTGTAAGCTCTCAGCCGTAGTTGATGCAAAAGCATACATGTTCAAACCATCATTCCTTTTCCTTTCCAACAAAAAAATTGCAGTTTGTGGCCGATTCATTACCATTTGGAGGTGTTGGTGAGAGTGGTATTGGAAGGTATCACGGCAAGTACTCTTTCGATACCTTCAGCCATGAAAAAGCAGTTCTGCAGAGGAGCTTTTACCTTGACTTGGAACCAAGGTATCCTCCATGGAATGATTTTAAGCTGGATTTCATCAAATTGGCTTATAAATTTGATTACCTGGGGTTATTACTGCTGTTGTCGGGATTGAGAAGGATATTCAAGCGATCAAACTAGAAGAGAAAGATCAAATGAGACAGTAAGAGCGGTTGCACTGCTCTTCT contains:
- the LOC113761180 gene encoding aldehyde dehydrogenase family 3 member F1-like isoform X2, coding for MAPKKGQIPLLFFPARAEVLPEPLGLVLILASWNFPISLALDPVIGAISAGNTVVLKPSELSPASSSFLANTIPRYLDSAALKVIEGGHDAAEQLLQQKWDKIFFTGSSRVGRIIMAAAANHLTPVTLELGGKCPTILDSLSISDLEVAIKRIVGGKWGLCSGQACIGIDYVLVEEKFASILVELLKKCIKAFFGDSMPNLKNLCRIVSKSHFDRVSNLLGDPRVAASIVHGGSWDEQNLMIEPTILLDPPLDADIMSEEIFGPLLPIITLNKIEESIEFINLRPKPLAIHAFTKNERFKKKLLSETSSGSITFNDAIVQFVADSLPFGGVGESGIGRYHGKYSFDTFSHEKAVLQRSFYLDLEPRYPPWNDFKLDFIKLAYKFDYLGLLLLLSGLRRIFKRSN
- the LOC113761180 gene encoding aldehyde dehydrogenase family 3 member F1-like isoform X1, producing MIFCKTKGGWTIHLDFLQLLTTPFKQGQIPLLFFPARAEVLPEPLGLVLILASWNFPISLALDPVIGAISAGNTVVLKPSELSPASSSFLANTIPRYLDSAALKVIEGGHDAAEQLLQQKWDKIFFTGSSRVGRIIMAAAANHLTPVTLELGGKCPTILDSLSISDLEVAIKRIVGGKWGLCSGQACIGIDYVLVEEKFASILVELLKKCIKAFFGDSMPNLKNLCRIVSKSHFDRVSNLLGDPRVAASIVHGGSWDEQNLMIEPTILLDPPLDADIMSEEIFGPLLPIITLNKIEESIEFINLRPKPLAIHAFTKNERFKKKLLSETSSGSITFNDAIVQFVADSLPFGGVGESGIGRYHGKYSFDTFSHEKAVLQRSFYLDLEPRYPPWNDFKLDFIKLAYKFDYLGLLLLLSGLRRIFKRSN